The following proteins are encoded in a genomic region of Salvelinus namaycush isolate Seneca chromosome 12, SaNama_1.0, whole genome shotgun sequence:
- the LOC120056840 gene encoding heterogeneous nuclear ribonucleoprotein H-like isoform X1: MADGEGFVVRIRGLPWSCAVDEVARFFSDCKVANNGTSIHFTYTREGRPSGEAFVELESEDDLKIAVKKDRETLGHRYVEVFKSNNVEMDWVMKHTGPNSPETEGDGLVRLRGLPFGCSKEEIVQFFLGLEIVPNGITLPVDFQGRSTGEAFVQFASQDIAEKALKKHKERIGHRYIEIFKSSNAEVRTNYEPPRKTMGGMQRPGPYDRPGGGGGRGYNGMSRGGSFDRMRRGGYGGGEAGSDRYSDSGSSFQSTTGHCVHMRGLPYRATETDIYSFFSPLNPVRVHIEVGPDGRVTGEADVEFATHEDAVAAMSKDKANMQHRYVELFLNSTAGGSNGGYGGQMMGAMANQSSYGGSQQMSTGYTGGYSSQSSMGGYNDYSNQSGMSSSYYGSSRGSVGMNGSMGAGWGM, from the exons ATGGCAGATGGAGAGGGATTTGTGGTGCGTATTCGTGGCCTTCCCTGGTCTTGCGCTGTGGATGAAGTGGCAAGATTTTTCTCtg ATTGTAAAGTTGCAAACAATGGGACAAGCATCCATTTCACCTACACTCGTGAGGGTAGGCCAAGCGGCGAGGCCTTCGTAGAGCTGGAGTCAGAGGACGACCTGAAGATTGCAGTCAAGAAAGACCGAGAGACCCTGGGTCACCGATATGTGGAAG TATTCAAATCGAACAACGTGGAGATGGACTGGGTCATGAAGCACACCGGTCCAAACAGCCCAGAGACTGAGGGGGACGGGCTTGTGAGGCTGCGTGGCCTTCCCTTCGGCTGTAGCAAGGAGGAGATTGTCCAGTTCTTCTTAG GGTTGGAAATCGTGCCAAATGGGATAACATTGCCGGTGGACTTCCAGGGGAGGAGTACGGGGGAGGCCTTCGTGCAGTTTGCTTCACAGGATATAGCTGAAAAGGCTCTAAAGAAACACAAGGAAAGAATAGGGCACAG GTATATTGAGATATTCAAGAGCAGCAATGCAGAGGTGCGGACGAACTACGAGCCCCCACGCAAAACCATGGGCGGCATGCAGAGACCAGGCCCCTACGACCGGCCCGGTGGTGGAGGCGGCCGCGGCTACAACGGCATGAGCCGAGGAGGCTCTTTCGACAGGATGCGTCGTGGGGGCTACGGTGGAGGTGAGGCTG GTTCAGATCGTTATAGTGACAGTGGTTCAAGTTTTCAGAGTACGACCGGTCACTGCGTGCACATGAGGGGTCTTCCTTACCGGGCAACAGAGACTGACATCTACAGT TTTTTCTCTCCGCTGAACCCAGTGCGTGTGCACATCGAGGTCGGGCCAGACGGGAGGGTGACTGGAGAGGCTGACGTGGAGTTTGCCACGCATGAGGATGCTGTGGCAGCCATGTCGAAGGATAAAGCCAACATGC AGCACCGTTATGTTGAGTTGTTCCTCAACTCGACAGCAGGGGGCAGCAATGGTGGCTATGGTGGACAGATGATGGGGGCTATGG CCAACCAGTCTTCCTACGGAGGCAGCCAACAGATGAGTACTGGTTATACAGGTGGTTACAGCAGCCAGTCCAGCATGGGGGGGTACAATGATTACA GTAATCAGAGCGGGATGAGCAGCAGTTACTATGGCAGCAGCCGTGGCTCCGTGGGCATGAATGGCAGCATGGGAGCGGGATGGGGCATGTAG
- the LOC120056840 gene encoding heterogeneous nuclear ribonucleoprotein H-like isoform X2, producing MADGEGFVVRIRGLPWSCAVDEVARFFSDCKVANNGTSIHFTYTREGRPSGEAFVELESEDDLKIAVKKDRETLGHRYVEVFKSNNVEMDWVMKHTGPNSPETEGDGLVRLRGLPFGCSKEEIVQFFLGLEIVPNGITLPVDFQGRSTGEAFVQFASQDIAEKALKKHKERIGHRYIEIFKSSNAEVRTNYEPPRKTMGGMQRPGPYDRPGGGGGRGYNGMSRGGSFDRMRRGGYGGGSDRYSDSGSSFQSTTGHCVHMRGLPYRATETDIYSFFSPLNPVRVHIEVGPDGRVTGEADVEFATHEDAVAAMSKDKANMQHRYVELFLNSTAGGSNGGYGGQMMGAMANQSSYGGSQQMSTGYTGGYSSQSSMGGYNDYSNQSGMSSSYYGSSRGSVGMNGSMGAGWGM from the exons ATGGCAGATGGAGAGGGATTTGTGGTGCGTATTCGTGGCCTTCCCTGGTCTTGCGCTGTGGATGAAGTGGCAAGATTTTTCTCtg ATTGTAAAGTTGCAAACAATGGGACAAGCATCCATTTCACCTACACTCGTGAGGGTAGGCCAAGCGGCGAGGCCTTCGTAGAGCTGGAGTCAGAGGACGACCTGAAGATTGCAGTCAAGAAAGACCGAGAGACCCTGGGTCACCGATATGTGGAAG TATTCAAATCGAACAACGTGGAGATGGACTGGGTCATGAAGCACACCGGTCCAAACAGCCCAGAGACTGAGGGGGACGGGCTTGTGAGGCTGCGTGGCCTTCCCTTCGGCTGTAGCAAGGAGGAGATTGTCCAGTTCTTCTTAG GGTTGGAAATCGTGCCAAATGGGATAACATTGCCGGTGGACTTCCAGGGGAGGAGTACGGGGGAGGCCTTCGTGCAGTTTGCTTCACAGGATATAGCTGAAAAGGCTCTAAAGAAACACAAGGAAAGAATAGGGCACAG GTATATTGAGATATTCAAGAGCAGCAATGCAGAGGTGCGGACGAACTACGAGCCCCCACGCAAAACCATGGGCGGCATGCAGAGACCAGGCCCCTACGACCGGCCCGGTGGTGGAGGCGGCCGCGGCTACAACGGCATGAGCCGAGGAGGCTCTTTCGACAGGATGCGTCGTGGGGGCTACGGTGGAG GTTCAGATCGTTATAGTGACAGTGGTTCAAGTTTTCAGAGTACGACCGGTCACTGCGTGCACATGAGGGGTCTTCCTTACCGGGCAACAGAGACTGACATCTACAGT TTTTTCTCTCCGCTGAACCCAGTGCGTGTGCACATCGAGGTCGGGCCAGACGGGAGGGTGACTGGAGAGGCTGACGTGGAGTTTGCCACGCATGAGGATGCTGTGGCAGCCATGTCGAAGGATAAAGCCAACATGC AGCACCGTTATGTTGAGTTGTTCCTCAACTCGACAGCAGGGGGCAGCAATGGTGGCTATGGTGGACAGATGATGGGGGCTATGG CCAACCAGTCTTCCTACGGAGGCAGCCAACAGATGAGTACTGGTTATACAGGTGGTTACAGCAGCCAGTCCAGCATGGGGGGGTACAATGATTACA GTAATCAGAGCGGGATGAGCAGCAGTTACTATGGCAGCAGCCGTGGCTCCGTGGGCATGAATGGCAGCATGGGAGCGGGATGGGGCATGTAG
- the LOC120056840 gene encoding heterogeneous nuclear ribonucleoprotein H-like isoform X3, translating into MADGEGFVVRIRGLPWSCAVDEVARFFSDCKVANNGTSIHFTYTREGRPSGEAFVELESEDDLKIAVKKDRETLGHRYVEVFKSNNVEMDWVMKHTGPNSPETEGDGLVRLRGLPFGCSKEEIVQFFLGLEIVPNGITLPVDFQGRSTGEAFVQFASQDIAEKALKKHKERIGHRYIEIFKSSNAEVRTNYEPPRKTMGGMQRPGPYDRPGGGGGRGYNGMSRGGSFDRMRRGGYGGGEAGSDRYSDSGSSFQSTTGHCVHMRGLPYRATETDIYSFFSPLNPVRVHIEVGPDGRVTGEADVEFATHEDAVAAMSKDKANMQHRYVELFLNSTAGGSNGGYGGQMMGAMANQSSYGGSQQMSTGYTGGYSSQSSMGGYNDYIR; encoded by the exons ATGGCAGATGGAGAGGGATTTGTGGTGCGTATTCGTGGCCTTCCCTGGTCTTGCGCTGTGGATGAAGTGGCAAGATTTTTCTCtg ATTGTAAAGTTGCAAACAATGGGACAAGCATCCATTTCACCTACACTCGTGAGGGTAGGCCAAGCGGCGAGGCCTTCGTAGAGCTGGAGTCAGAGGACGACCTGAAGATTGCAGTCAAGAAAGACCGAGAGACCCTGGGTCACCGATATGTGGAAG TATTCAAATCGAACAACGTGGAGATGGACTGGGTCATGAAGCACACCGGTCCAAACAGCCCAGAGACTGAGGGGGACGGGCTTGTGAGGCTGCGTGGCCTTCCCTTCGGCTGTAGCAAGGAGGAGATTGTCCAGTTCTTCTTAG GGTTGGAAATCGTGCCAAATGGGATAACATTGCCGGTGGACTTCCAGGGGAGGAGTACGGGGGAGGCCTTCGTGCAGTTTGCTTCACAGGATATAGCTGAAAAGGCTCTAAAGAAACACAAGGAAAGAATAGGGCACAG GTATATTGAGATATTCAAGAGCAGCAATGCAGAGGTGCGGACGAACTACGAGCCCCCACGCAAAACCATGGGCGGCATGCAGAGACCAGGCCCCTACGACCGGCCCGGTGGTGGAGGCGGCCGCGGCTACAACGGCATGAGCCGAGGAGGCTCTTTCGACAGGATGCGTCGTGGGGGCTACGGTGGAGGTGAGGCTG GTTCAGATCGTTATAGTGACAGTGGTTCAAGTTTTCAGAGTACGACCGGTCACTGCGTGCACATGAGGGGTCTTCCTTACCGGGCAACAGAGACTGACATCTACAGT TTTTTCTCTCCGCTGAACCCAGTGCGTGTGCACATCGAGGTCGGGCCAGACGGGAGGGTGACTGGAGAGGCTGACGTGGAGTTTGCCACGCATGAGGATGCTGTGGCAGCCATGTCGAAGGATAAAGCCAACATGC AGCACCGTTATGTTGAGTTGTTCCTCAACTCGACAGCAGGGGGCAGCAATGGTGGCTATGGTGGACAGATGATGGGGGCTATGG CCAACCAGTCTTCCTACGGAGGCAGCCAACAGATGAGTACTGGTTATACAGGTGGTTACAGCAGCCAGTCCAGCATGGGGGGGTACAATGATTACA TTAGGTAA